One Paenibacillus riograndensis SBR5 DNA segment encodes these proteins:
- the mraY gene encoding phospho-N-acetylmuramoyl-pentapeptide-transferase: protein MDYQLLLLTIAVSFILAVIAAPLFIPLLRRMKFGQQVRDDGPQTHLKKAGTPTMGGIIIMVAFTLSFLKFSVVNSDFYVLLVAALGYGLIGFLDDYIKIAFKRSLGLTPRQKLLGQLLVGAVMCGLLINAGHNTGISIPGTSISFDWGGWFYYPFIIIMMMAVTNAVNFTDGVDGLLSGVSAIALAAFAVVAMQATSIAAGVCAAAMIGAVLGFLVFNAHPAKVFMGDFGSFGIGGAIGAIAIVTKSELLFVVIGGVFVIEMLSVVLQVASFKTRGKRIFRMSPIHHHFELGGWSEWRVVVSFWAVSLVLAAVGLILSKGL, encoded by the coding sequence ATGGATTATCAACTACTTCTGCTGACTATTGCTGTGTCCTTTATCCTTGCGGTCATTGCCGCTCCGCTCTTCATTCCGCTGCTGCGGAGGATGAAATTCGGACAGCAGGTCCGTGACGACGGACCACAAACCCATTTGAAAAAAGCCGGAACACCTACGATGGGCGGCATTATCATCATGGTGGCCTTCACATTGTCTTTTCTGAAATTTTCAGTCGTGAACTCTGACTTCTATGTTCTGCTGGTAGCTGCGCTAGGCTATGGGCTGATCGGCTTCCTGGACGACTATATCAAAATTGCGTTCAAGCGTTCCCTGGGGCTGACGCCGCGGCAGAAACTGCTTGGCCAGCTGCTGGTCGGAGCGGTGATGTGCGGACTGCTGATTAACGCGGGGCATAATACCGGCATCAGTATTCCGGGCACATCCATCAGCTTTGATTGGGGCGGCTGGTTTTACTATCCGTTTATCATTATCATGATGATGGCTGTAACAAATGCCGTGAATTTTACCGATGGTGTAGATGGGCTGCTGTCAGGCGTCAGTGCGATTGCGCTTGCTGCCTTTGCCGTGGTGGCGATGCAGGCTACCTCGATTGCGGCTGGTGTCTGTGCGGCGGCAATGATCGGTGCGGTCCTTGGCTTTCTGGTGTTCAATGCGCATCCGGCGAAGGTATTCATGGGTGATTTTGGTTCTTTCGGGATTGGCGGCGCCATAGGGGCGATCGCCATTGTCACCAAAAGCGAGCTGCTGTTTGTTGTAATCGGCGGTGTGTTCGTTATTGAAATGCTGTCTGTCGTACTGCAGGTCGCCTCGTTCAAAACACGCGGCAAACGCATTTTCCGCATGAGCCCGATCCATCATCATTTTGAGCTGGGCGGCTGGTCGGAATGGCGGGTAGTCGTCTCCTTCTGGGCGGTTAGCCTGGTGCTGGCGGCAGTGGGATTAATCTTGAGCAAGGGGTTGTAA
- the murD gene encoding UDP-N-acetylmuramoyl-L-alanine--D-glutamate ligase, with protein sequence MEHPDQYRGKEVVVLGLAKSGVQVAKVLHERGADVTVNDKKERDQSPEASELESLGISVICGGHPEGLIHPGVSLVVKNPGIPYSVPPVQKALELGIEVVTEVEVAYHLCAAPMIGITGSNGKTTTTTWVGRMLDAAGMHPIVAGNIGTPLCQAAQEAHADNWMVVELSSFQLKGTKAFRPKVGCLLNVAETHLDYHGGMEDYIASKAKLFANQGPSDTAVLNWDDPVCRELVPYIKAGILPFSMTEELVQGVFVRPAFVPDTEDDLKRMIVYRDYSESETEIAAVDSIGLPGRFNVENALAACGIAIAAGANPAGLAEVLVNFRGVEHRLEYVAEKAGAAYYNNSKATNSKATSMALASFRKPVVLIAGGLDRGSDYMELLPVLGGVKALVALGQTRDKLAAVAGMAGVKRIISVDNGESAAAVLQEAVREASALAEAGDIVLLSPACASWDMFTSYEERGRIFKEAVHNL encoded by the coding sequence ATGGAGCATCCAGATCAATACCGCGGCAAGGAAGTGGTCGTCCTGGGCCTGGCCAAAAGCGGCGTTCAGGTGGCCAAGGTGCTGCATGAGCGCGGCGCGGACGTAACGGTTAACGACAAAAAGGAAAGAGATCAAAGTCCCGAAGCTTCCGAACTGGAGTCTTTGGGAATTTCTGTTATATGCGGCGGTCATCCTGAGGGATTAATTCATCCGGGTGTGAGCCTTGTGGTTAAGAACCCGGGGATCCCCTATTCCGTGCCTCCCGTTCAAAAAGCGCTGGAACTGGGCATCGAGGTAGTGACCGAGGTGGAGGTAGCCTACCATCTGTGCGCGGCGCCAATGATCGGCATTACCGGTTCGAACGGCAAGACGACGACAACCACCTGGGTGGGCCGTATGCTGGACGCTGCGGGAATGCACCCTATCGTGGCCGGGAACATCGGCACACCCCTCTGCCAGGCCGCACAGGAGGCTCACGCAGACAACTGGATGGTTGTCGAGCTTAGCAGTTTTCAGCTAAAAGGCACAAAAGCGTTCCGCCCCAAGGTGGGCTGTCTGCTGAATGTGGCCGAGACCCATCTGGATTATCATGGCGGAATGGAGGATTACATAGCCTCCAAGGCTAAGCTGTTTGCCAATCAGGGGCCAAGCGATACTGCGGTGCTGAACTGGGATGATCCTGTCTGCCGGGAGCTGGTGCCTTATATCAAGGCAGGCATTCTCCCGTTCTCCATGACTGAGGAGCTGGTTCAGGGGGTCTTTGTCCGTCCGGCCTTTGTTCCGGATACTGAAGATGACCTTAAGCGGATGATTGTCTACCGGGATTATTCCGAGAGTGAGACGGAAATTGCCGCTGTGGATTCAATCGGCCTGCCGGGCCGCTTCAATGTGGAAAATGCGCTGGCGGCCTGCGGAATAGCTATCGCTGCAGGCGCAAACCCTGCCGGGCTGGCGGAAGTGCTGGTGAATTTCAGAGGCGTGGAGCACCGGCTGGAGTATGTGGCGGAGAAGGCGGGGGCTGCTTATTACAACAACTCCAAAGCGACTAACTCCAAAGCGACCTCCATGGCGCTGGCTTCCTTCCGGAAGCCGGTGGTTCTGATTGCCGGCGGATTGGACCGCGGCTCTGACTATATGGAGCTGCTGCCTGTCCTCGGTGGTGTCAAAGCCCTTGTGGCGCTGGGGCAGACCAGGGACAAGCTGGCAGCCGTAGCGGGCATGGCAGGAGTAAAGCGCATTATCTCCGTCGATAATGGGGAGAGCGCCGCCGCCGTGCTGCAAGAAGCCGTGCGGGAGGCTTCCGCTCTGGCGGAAGCGGGAGATATCGTTCTCCTGTCTCCTGCCTGCGCCAGTTGGGATATGTTTACATCCTATGAGGAGCGCGGGCGTATTTTTAAAGAGGCGGTGCATAACCTTTAA